CGACGATAAAATCTATAACACTAAACTTATATTTGAATTTTTGGAACTGCCCTTAAGGGTGTAAGTATGAAACATATCTCAAACCTATTGTTGCTCGAGGAGATACTTTATGAAAAATATCTTCTTACCAAAAAAGAAAAATTTAATTATTCTGTTCCGGCTCAATGGCTAAAGCACAAACAGGCACAACGGAAAGCTGTAAAAGTACATCCATACAAATTTTTCTGGGATTCAGTACGATATGTGATGAAATATAAATCACACAAGGTACAGACTACCAAACGGGGTAATTGGACTAAAGATGCTGTAATTTACAATTTATTCACTCGAAGTGGTACCGCATTCAATCACAGTCGTAATGGAAGCCTCGATTTGCCTGTCAACTCAGAGGGCTTCCGCGAAACCGGATCGTTTCTGAAAGCACTTGCACTTTTACCTTATTATCAATCGTTAAGAGTGAATACTATTCATCTCCTTCCTATTACTTCGATTGGAGTTGATGGCAATAAAGGAACGCTCGGCTCGCCTTATGCAATAAAAAATCCGTATGAAATCGATCCTAACCTTGCCGAACCAAATATCGGAGTTGGGGCTGAAATTGAATTTGCTGCATTTGTCGAGGCGGCGCACAAACTTGGAATACGGGTAGTGGTCGAGTTTGTTTTTAGAACGATGGCGAAAGATGGTGATTGGGTTAAAGATCATCCGGAATGGTTTTACTGGATAAAAGAGAATGTAGAAGATCGCGAACCCCGCTCAACCGACGGAACAAAATACGGTTCACCAATTTTTTCAAAAGAAGAATTAGAAAAAATATTTTACGCAGTCAGTCGGCATAGGTTCGATAAACTTGTTTCTCCGCATCGGATATATCGGGAGATGTTTACTGATGTACCGAAGAAAGAAACGATTCATAAATCAGGAAACAGGTACGTAGGAATTTTAGACGATGGAACACGGGTTCGAATTCCGGGTGCATTCGCAGATTGGCCCCCCAACGATACACAGCCGCCTTGGGGCGATGTTACTTACTTAAAATTATATCAGCATCCGGATTTCAACTATATCGGTTACAACACTGTGCGGATGTATGACGAACATTTATCGGAACCTGAAAATATTAACAAGCCGCTCTGGGAAAAAATCGTCGGAATTATTCCGCATTACCAACGTTCGTTCGGTATCGATGGTGTAATGATTGATATGGGGCATGCTCTTCCGATGGATTTGAAACATCAGATGATCGACAAAGCCCGAGAGATTAATCCTGACTTTGCATTTTGGGATGAGAATTTTTCTGTTTCAAATAAAAGCGTTGATGAAGGATATAATGCTGTTATCGGTTATTTGTGGTGCGATCAACACAATACGGAACGGTTAAAAAAGATATTATATAATTTTTCGTGCGATGGTTATCCGATACATTTTTTTGCTACACCCGAAAGTCATAATACTCCGCGGGCAGCAGCGCGGCTCGGTGGAATTAAATTCTCGAAATATGCCTGGGTGATAAATAATTTCATTCCTGCCATTCCTTTCATCCATAATGGTTTTGAGATTGGCGAGACATTTCCGATTAATACAGGTCTTGGTTTTTCGGCTGAAGACTTACTTGAATATCCTTCGCACAAGCTGCCTCTATTTAGTGAGTTTGCGTTCGATTGGAATTCTAAATATGATTTTACTAAATTTATACGACAAATATCTGAAATTCGAAATAAACATCATAAGCTGATTACAAACATAAATCCAAAAAGTTTTGTATTTTATCAGACGCAACACCCGGATTTAGTAGTACTCGAACGCAGGAATCGGAAGCGACTTATTTTTGCCGCTAACGGTAATCCCGAAAAACCTGTGAATCTTGATGTCGATTTATGCACAAAAAAGCGTGGAACAACCGATTTGATTTCCGGCAGAATTTTTAAAATAGAAAAAGGAAAATTAGTATTGAACTTAAAACCGTTCGAGTGTTTAGTTTTAGAATTATGAGACTTTTAAAAAATATATTATTCCATCTGATATTTATTGGGACAACAGTTTTAATTTATTCCTGTTCAGACGCTGATCAGCGACATAAAATTTTAATATGGCATCAGATGCGGGTGGATGAACGGGAAATTTTAGAATCGCAGCTTGAGCGATTTAGAAAAGAAAATCCTGATCTTCGTGTTGAGCAGCTTTATAAAGAGACCGAAGAACTCCGTTCAGGATTTATCATAGCAGCTATTGCAGGTCAGGGTCCCGATTTGGTTTATGGCCCTTCTGATCAGGTTGGTCCGTTTCAAGTGATGGATATTATTTTACCACTCGACACTTTATTTGAACGGGAGTGGCTCGATAAATTTAATCCGAAAGCGTTAACACATTACAAAGGCGGACTTTATCAGATTGCCGATAAGCTTGGCAATCACCTTACGCTTGTTTACAACAAAGCTTTGGTAACCTTACCTCCAAAAACTGATGTTGAGTTGATTGATCTGGCAAAAAAGATTATGGTATTCGATAAAACCGGCAAGCCCGAACGTTATGGTTTAGTGTGGAATTATACCGAACCATTTTTTTTCGTCCCATTCTTAAGCGGATTCGGCGGGTGGGTGATGGATGAGAATGGAAATCCGACTTTAAATACGCAAGCCAATATCGATGCACTCAATTTTATTAAAGATTTACGCGACAAACACAAAATAATTCCTAATGAAGCCGACTACAATATTGCGGATCTTTTATTTAAGGATGGAAAAGCCGGAATGATTATTAACGGCGATTGGTCGTGGGCAAGCTACGCAAAAGCGGGTATTAATATCGGAATTTCGCCTCTTCCAAAAATAACTAAAACTGGTTTTTGGTGCGCGCCGATGGTTTCGCCGAAGGGTTATTCGATTAATGGAAATGTTAAAAAAGAAAAATTGATTGAAGTTATTAGGTTATTAAAATTTTTACTTGCCCCTAAACAACAAATGGAAATAACCACAAAGCTTAACACGATGCCTACATTAATTGAATTGTATGAAGATCCATTTTTCAAAAATAATGAAATAATGGTGAACTCGCAGTTACAGATTGACCGCGGCAGGGCGATGCCGGTTGTTCCTGAACTTCGTGCTATCTGGGATGCTATGCGTCCGAGTTATCAGGCAGTTTTAGGTGGCGCAAAAACTCCTGAACAAGCGGCTAAGGATATGCAAGAGTTAGCAATCAGAAAAATTAAAGAAATGAATGAATGAATAAACTATCCCGAAATATTTTCATCGCATTTTTTGTCGGTCCAACAATTCTGATATTACTCGCCGTTGTATTCTATCCATTTATTTACAACCTGATAATTTCATTTTCGAATATGAACCTTCGGCATATTAAGGATTGGGAACTGATCGGTTTAGTGCAGTATATAAAAGTATTTACAGATCCCACGGAGCCGACTTTCTTCAATGTATTTTTAAAAACAATCATCTGGACTTTTACGAACGTCTTCTTCCATGTTGTAATTGGAGTTTTTCTTGCATTACTTTTAAATCAGCATATACGCGGTAAATCGGTTTATCGGACACTTTTAATTTTACCCTGGGCAATACCCCAATACATCGTTGCATTAACCTGGCGCGGAATGTTTAATTACGAGTACGGGTCAATAAATCTAATCATCACAAAATATCTCTCTCTCCCGGCTGTTGAGTGGCTTAAAAGTCCTACCGAGGCGTTCCTCGCTTGTATTCTCACAAATATATGGCTTGGTTTTCCGTTTATGATGGTAGTAGCTTTGGGGGCACTGCAAAGTATTCCGCATGAACTTTACGAAGCAGCCGACATCGACGGCGCTTCGTGGTTTCAAAAACTCAGAAATATTACACTTCCGCTGATACGTCCGGTTATGATTCCGGCAATAACGCTCGGAATAGTTTGGACTTTCAACAACTTGAATATCATTTGGCTTGTAAGCAACGGCGGCGAACCATCCGACCAAACTCATATACTTATATCATTCGTTTACAAAGCTGCTTTCAATTTATACAGATACGGATATGCTGCCGCGCTTTCGTTTGTGATTTTTGTAATCCTCCTTTTTATTAGTCTAACTTTTATGAAACGAACTAAAGCCACCGAGAGCGCCTATTGAAGTTTGGAATTTAAAAATGAAAAACACATTCAAATCAAAAAAAATTTTAGTTAAAATTGCAACTCACATAACGCTGATTATTTTTGCTATCATTACTGTATATCCTGTATCGCAGGTTATAACAATTTCGCTGCGTCCTGCCGACCGATTGCTTTCAACTTCATTGGAAATAATACCCGACAACGCAACACTGAATGCTTACATCGATCTTTTCACGAACCGTCCTTTTTTACTCTGGACTGCTAACAGTGCTTTTGTTGCGTTGGTTGTAACTTTAACCGGTGTTGTGTTTGCATCAATGGCGGGTTATGCTTTTTCCCGTTTCAAATTCATCGGTAAAAAAATCGGCTTGCTAAGTTTGCTTGTTACTCAAATGTTCCCCGCTACTATGTTACTCCTTCCTCTTTACATAATGTTAATCTATTTGGGATTAATAAATACATATTTAGGGATCATAATTATTTACACTGCAACCGCCCTCCCTTTTTGCGTTTGGACTATGAAAGGTTACTACGATACAATTCCGTTCAGTCTGGAAGAAGCTGCAAAGATTGACGGTTGCAATCAGTTTCAGGCGTTTTACAAAATCATTATTCCGCTTGCCTCTCCGGCGCTTGTAATTACCGGACTTTTTTCGTTTATGACTGCTTGGTCGGAATATATTGTTGCCGCACAAGTTTTGCAGGATGCCCAACTATGGACTCTTCCTCTCGGACTTAAATCATTCGAGGCGAATATGACTACCGAGTGGGGTTTGTATGGAGCTGCTTCGTTTATTGTGATGATACCGGTAGTTGTCTTGTTCCTTGTTCTCAGTCGTTGGCTGGTTTCAGGTTTAACACTTGGGAGCGTAAAGGGCTAATTCTATTATTTATCATATTTGAAACAAATTTATGGCTGCATTTTTACCAAAAAATACTATTTCGCTTGTGAAACCGACCAAGCAACAGCGTCCGACACTCAAACTTGTCTTGAAAATTTCGATCGGCTTGCTGCTGCTTTTTATTATTTCCTTGATGTTTCCTTCTACAGCCTCAATCGAAATAACCTACAAGGTTGGTTCTGTATGGTCAGAAAATGACCTCATCTCGCCCTTCTCTTTCCCGATTTTAAAAGATCAAAAACAATATGATGCTGAAGTTGAAGAGGCTAAATCTAAAGTCTATAAAGTTTTTATTTTAGATAAACAGATAGCTGTTGCTCAACTCGCACATTTTAAAAGCATACTCAGTGATCTGAAAGCATTTATAAATATTCAACAGCAATCGAAGATACAGTTCTCTGAGAATGACTCGGTGCAATTGAAAGAGATTTATTCAAGATATTCGAACCTCCTGACTGAATACAATTTAAAAATTCTTGAACGAAATTTTAATTGGGTAGAAATTGAAAATGTGCTATCTGCGCAACTTAAAGAAGTTTTTGACCGTGGCGTGCTCGATCATAAATACAAGTCTATAGCAAACAATTATATTGCACTTCGCAAAGGGACTGTTGAAGTAATACTGCCTGCTACAAATTATTACGACCTCGACAGTGCGTTGCAAAAAATCGATAACAATATTTTTGAAAAGTACGGTGAAAATAATTTATCAAGTTTTTTAGTTCAACTCGTTCCGCTTGTTTTGAAAGCCAATGTAATTTATAGTTCCACAGAAACCGATAAACTGATTGCGGCAGCGGCTGAAATGGTTCCACGCACGTTGGGCTATGTGGCACACAACGAACGAATCGTGAGTAAGCATGAACGAATTACTTACGAGACGAAGTTAAAATTAGAATCGTTGCATCAAGCAAAAGCCGAACATCAAGCAGGTAAAACTCCAATATCCGAAAGCTTGGGTGTTATTTTGCAGGTCGGAGTAATCCTGATGCTTTACTCGATCTACCTTTATCTATTTAGAAAGAGGATTTTTCACGATAACTCTAAACTGCTCTTAATTTCTATTGTAATATTGATGCAGGTAACGTTCGCTTATATTTCAACGAAACTAGATAGCTCGGTTTCTTTACAATATCTGATTTTTATTCCGGCATCAGCAATGCTTTTAACAATTATCTTCGATTCGCGTGTTGCTTATTATGGAACTGTTGTAATGGCATTCTTAACTGCCGGAGTAAGAGGGAACGACTACGAGCTTGCTTTAGCTTCGTTAGTTGCGGGGGCGTTGGCAGCTTATACGGTGCGCGATATCCGGCAGCGAACTCAAATATTCAGATCGATGGTATTTATTTTTGTGGGATATGCTTTATCTATTACTGCATTCGGACTTCAACGCGGCGAAATTTTTATCTCGATTCTCCAGGACTATGGTTTTGCACTTGCAAATGCAATTTTCTCACCAGTTCTTACATACGGATTGTTAATATTTTTCGAAAGATCTTTTAAAATTACAACTGATTTAACGTTGGTTGAGTTGACTGATCCGAACCATCCATTGCTTCGGATGTTACGCGAAAAAACTCCGGGTACATACCATCACAGTATGATGATTGGAAATTTAGCCGAAGCAGCCGCCGATGCTATTAACGCAAACACGGTTCTGGCTCGTGTCGGGGCGTATTATCACGACATTGGAAAAACAATTAAACCTGAATATTTTGCTGAGAATGAGTTTCAAAAAAAGAGCAAGCATCAAAAGTTAACTCCACGAATGAGTGCCAGAATAATAATTATGCACGTGAAGGAAGGAATCGAAACAGCACGCGAATACAGTTTGCCCGAGACAGTTATTGATTTTATACCTCAGCATCACGGAACAACGCGAATTTCGTTTTTTTTCGATAAGGCACTTAAACTTGCAGCAGCCGGAAAAACCAGAGATGAAGTAAGAGATGAAGATTACCGCTATCCCGGTCCGAAGCCACAATCGAAAGAAACTGCTATAGTAATGTTGTCCGACATCGTTGAAGCATACACGCGAACGCTCTCAGAATTTACTCCCGAACGATTGGAGGCAGCGATTGATGATAGAATTAAAATGCGTTTTATTGAAGGTCAACTCGATGAATGCGATTTGACTTTACGCGACCTTAAAAAAATTAAAGAAGCATTCCTTAAAATACTGATAGGCACTTACCATCAACGGATTAAGTATCCTGAACAAATTGTTAAAGAAGAAATTCCGGAAGCAACAAATAACGAAGCCGAAAACTTACCGGATAATAGTAAGCAAGAAGGAGTGTAGTTTGCAGGAACATCTTCGTTCGTATATACATTTTTTAAGCTTGGAGAAAAATTCTTCAGATAATACGATTGCTTCATATAAACACAACATCGGTAGATATATTCATTTTTTAGAATCGAAAAAAATTGTATCCCCCGAAAGCATCACTGAAGAAATACTCAGTAGTTATTTGAAATCGTTATCCAAACTGCTTTTGTCGGCACGCAGTATTTCTCAAAACATATCTGCTATTAGGGGTTTCCATAAATTTCTAATTGGGGACGAAATTACTAAAAACAATCCCGCACACGATTTAACCACACCCAAACTTCCTAAAAATTTGCCCGAAGTTCTGACGTTGCCGGAGGTTGAAGTCATCTTAGCAAAACCTGATACGACTCAGCCATTAGGAACGAGAGACCGTGCAATACTCGAAACATTGTATGCAACGGGTATGCGTGTTTCGGAGTTGCTGATTTTAAAACAGTCCGACATTAATACTGAATTTGGAGTAGTGAGAGTTTTCGGAAAAGGGTCGAAGGAAAGATTAATTCCCATCGGCAGATCGGCTTTGGAGTGGATTAAAAAATACAAAAAGAATGTAAGAATAAATTTGATGAACGTGCAAAAAAGATTACAGCACAAATCGTCGGATGTTTTATTTTTGAATGCACACGGAAGGCAAATGACGCGAATGGCGGTTTGGAACATTGTCGATAGATATACAAGGGAAGCCCGGATTGAAAAGCCGGTGCATCCGCATACTTTTCGGCATTCATTTGCAACTCACTTGCTTGAAGGGGGTGCCGATTTACGTGCCGTTCAGGAAATGTTAGGGCACTCCGATATTTCGACGACTGAAATTTATACACACATCGATAAAGAATATTTGAAAGAAGTTCATAAAACTTTTCATCCGAGAGAATAGGAAAAAATTTTACCATCTAATTCTGTGAATAAAACCATGACAAATAGAGATCCTTTCCAAAGCTTTAATAATATTGTAGGTAACACGCCTCTTTTAGCTATTCATTACAAATTTAGAGGAAGACGCAGAATTATTTATTCAAAAGCCGAGCACATGAATCTTACCGGAAGCATCAAGGATCGAATGGCTCTGCATATTCTGAGGAAGGCGTATGCAGCAGGACGAATAAAACCTGGTGATAAAATTTCAGAAGCAACGAGTGGAAATACCGGAATTGCTTTTTCTGCAATCGGGCGAGCATTAGGTCACCAAGTTGTTATTTATATGCCCGATTGGATGAGTCAAGAACGGATTAACCTAATTCAAAGTCTTGGTGCCACGATTCGTCTTGTTAAACCAGAAGAAGGGGGGTTCCTTGGAAGTATCAGGATGACAGAAGAGTTAGCGAACCAGGAACAGGATGTATTTCTTCCTTGCCAATTTTCTAATTCAGCTAATGTTGAGGCTCACGAGCAAACGACGGGTCCTGAAATCTGGTGGCAACTGCAGTTTCATAATAAAACTCCCGATGCGTTTATTGCGGGTGTAGGAACAGGAGGTACGATTATGGGTGTCGGACATTTTCTTCGCACTCGAAATCCAAATATTAAACTTTATCCGCTCGAACCTGCTGAGTCGCCGACAATGTCAACCGGACACAAGGTTGGTAAGCACAGAATTCAAGGAATTTCAGATGAATTTATTCCCGCTATCGTACAGCTTGATAAACTTGATAAAGTTGTTGCGGTTAACGATGGCGACTCAATTCTGATGGCACAGAAACTAGCTGCGAAATTAGGTTTAGCTGTGGGTATTTCGTCGGGGGCAAATTTTATTGGAGCAATTCAAATCCAAAATGAATTGGGTGACGACGCTGTTGTAGTTACTGTATTTGCGGATGATAATAAAAAATATCTCAGCACCGATTTAATGAAAGACGAACCCATTAAAACCAGTTACATAACTCCTGAAATCGAGTTACTCTCGTACGATGCATATAAACGAGTATGCCAGACTTGCTGCGACATTGATGAGTGCAAGCAACATGCGCCAATTTAATTTCAATTATTTACTTACTGATTCTGCTTTTTGCACGTTTATTATAGGGACTTGCCGGAAATTTTTCGATAAACTTCTTATACTCTTTTATTGCTTCTTGTTTATTCCCCATTTCCCAATGTGAATTAGCAATCATAATAGCTGCGTCGTCTTTCTTCTCAGAAATTTTATAATTAAAAACCTTCTCGAAAAATTCAATCGCGGCTTGATAATTCTTCATTCCAAAGTTTGCTTCACCCATCCAATAGTAACAATTGTCTTCTAAATCTTTACGGGCTCCACCATCAATTATACCTTGTAGTTTTGTGATGGCTTCTTTATAATTTTTCTTTTTGAAAAAATCGAGGGCAATTTG
The nucleotide sequence above comes from Bacteroidota bacterium. Encoded proteins:
- a CDS encoding sugar ABC transporter permease: MNKLSRNIFIAFFVGPTILILLAVVFYPFIYNLIISFSNMNLRHIKDWELIGLVQYIKVFTDPTEPTFFNVFLKTIIWTFTNVFFHVVIGVFLALLLNQHIRGKSVYRTLLILPWAIPQYIVALTWRGMFNYEYGSINLIITKYLSLPAVEWLKSPTEAFLACILTNIWLGFPFMMVVALGALQSIPHELYEAADIDGASWFQKLRNITLPLIRPVMIPAITLGIVWTFNNLNIIWLVSNGGEPSDQTHILISFVYKAAFNLYRYGYAAALSFVIFVILLFISLTFMKRTKATESAY
- a CDS encoding extracellular solute-binding protein, translated to MRLLKNILFHLIFIGTTVLIYSCSDADQRHKILIWHQMRVDEREILESQLERFRKENPDLRVEQLYKETEELRSGFIIAAIAGQGPDLVYGPSDQVGPFQVMDIILPLDTLFEREWLDKFNPKALTHYKGGLYQIADKLGNHLTLVYNKALVTLPPKTDVELIDLAKKIMVFDKTGKPERYGLVWNYTEPFFFVPFLSGFGGWVMDENGNPTLNTQANIDALNFIKDLRDKHKIIPNEADYNIADLLFKDGKAGMIINGDWSWASYAKAGINIGISPLPKITKTGFWCAPMVSPKGYSINGNVKKEKLIEVIRLLKFLLAPKQQMEITTKLNTMPTLIELYEDPFFKNNEIMVNSQLQIDRGRAMPVVPELRAIWDAMRPSYQAVLGGAKTPEQAAKDMQELAIRKIKEMNE
- the xerD gene encoding site-specific tyrosine recombinase XerD: MQEHLRSYIHFLSLEKNSSDNTIASYKHNIGRYIHFLESKKIVSPESITEEILSSYLKSLSKLLLSARSISQNISAIRGFHKFLIGDEITKNNPAHDLTTPKLPKNLPEVLTLPEVEVILAKPDTTQPLGTRDRAILETLYATGMRVSELLILKQSDINTEFGVVRVFGKGSKERLIPIGRSALEWIKKYKKNVRINLMNVQKRLQHKSSDVLFLNAHGRQMTRMAVWNIVDRYTREARIEKPVHPHTFRHSFATHLLEGGADLRAVQEMLGHSDISTTEIYTHIDKEYLKEVHKTFHPRE
- a CDS encoding PLP-dependent cysteine synthase family protein, coding for MTNRDPFQSFNNIVGNTPLLAIHYKFRGRRRIIYSKAEHMNLTGSIKDRMALHILRKAYAAGRIKPGDKISEATSGNTGIAFSAIGRALGHQVVIYMPDWMSQERINLIQSLGATIRLVKPEEGGFLGSIRMTEELANQEQDVFLPCQFSNSANVEAHEQTTGPEIWWQLQFHNKTPDAFIAGVGTGGTIMGVGHFLRTRNPNIKLYPLEPAESPTMSTGHKVGKHRIQGISDEFIPAIVQLDKLDKVVAVNDGDSILMAQKLAAKLGLAVGISSGANFIGAIQIQNELGDDAVVVTVFADDNKKYLSTDLMKDEPIKTSYITPEIELLSYDAYKRVCQTCCDIDECKQHAPI
- a CDS encoding alpha-amylase; translated protein: MKHISNLLLLEEILYEKYLLTKKEKFNYSVPAQWLKHKQAQRKAVKVHPYKFFWDSVRYVMKYKSHKVQTTKRGNWTKDAVIYNLFTRSGTAFNHSRNGSLDLPVNSEGFRETGSFLKALALLPYYQSLRVNTIHLLPITSIGVDGNKGTLGSPYAIKNPYEIDPNLAEPNIGVGAEIEFAAFVEAAHKLGIRVVVEFVFRTMAKDGDWVKDHPEWFYWIKENVEDREPRSTDGTKYGSPIFSKEELEKIFYAVSRHRFDKLVSPHRIYREMFTDVPKKETIHKSGNRYVGILDDGTRVRIPGAFADWPPNDTQPPWGDVTYLKLYQHPDFNYIGYNTVRMYDEHLSEPENINKPLWEKIVGIIPHYQRSFGIDGVMIDMGHALPMDLKHQMIDKAREINPDFAFWDENFSVSNKSVDEGYNAVIGYLWCDQHNTERLKKILYNFSCDGYPIHFFATPESHNTPRAAARLGGIKFSKYAWVINNFIPAIPFIHNGFEIGETFPINTGLGFSAEDLLEYPSHKLPLFSEFAFDWNSKYDFTKFIRQISEIRNKHHKLITNINPKSFVFYQTQHPDLVVLERRNRKRLIFAANGNPEKPVNLDVDLCTKKRGTTDLISGRIFKIEKGKLVLNLKPFECLVLEL
- a CDS encoding HDIG domain-containing protein produces the protein MAAFLPKNTISLVKPTKQQRPTLKLVLKISIGLLLLFIISLMFPSTASIEITYKVGSVWSENDLISPFSFPILKDQKQYDAEVEEAKSKVYKVFILDKQIAVAQLAHFKSILSDLKAFINIQQQSKIQFSENDSVQLKEIYSRYSNLLTEYNLKILERNFNWVEIENVLSAQLKEVFDRGVLDHKYKSIANNYIALRKGTVEVILPATNYYDLDSALQKIDNNIFEKYGENNLSSFLVQLVPLVLKANVIYSSTETDKLIAAAAEMVPRTLGYVAHNERIVSKHERITYETKLKLESLHQAKAEHQAGKTPISESLGVILQVGVILMLYSIYLYLFRKRIFHDNSKLLLISIVILMQVTFAYISTKLDSSVSLQYLIFIPASAMLLTIIFDSRVAYYGTVVMAFLTAGVRGNDYELALASLVAGALAAYTVRDIRQRTQIFRSMVFIFVGYALSITAFGLQRGEIFISILQDYGFALANAIFSPVLTYGLLIFFERSFKITTDLTLVELTDPNHPLLRMLREKTPGTYHHSMMIGNLAEAAADAINANTVLARVGAYYHDIGKTIKPEYFAENEFQKKSKHQKLTPRMSARIIIMHVKEGIETAREYSLPETVIDFIPQHHGTTRISFFFDKALKLAAAGKTRDEVRDEDYRYPGPKPQSKETAIVMLSDIVEAYTRTLSEFTPERLEAAIDDRIKMRFIEGQLDECDLTLRDLKKIKEAFLKILIGTYHQRIKYPEQIVKEEIPEATNNEAENLPDNSKQEGV
- a CDS encoding sugar ABC transporter permease, which encodes MKNTFKSKKILVKIATHITLIIFAIITVYPVSQVITISLRPADRLLSTSLEIIPDNATLNAYIDLFTNRPFLLWTANSAFVALVVTLTGVVFASMAGYAFSRFKFIGKKIGLLSLLVTQMFPATMLLLPLYIMLIYLGLINTYLGIIIIYTATALPFCVWTMKGYYDTIPFSLEEAAKIDGCNQFQAFYKIIIPLASPALVITGLFSFMTAWSEYIVAAQVLQDAQLWTLPLGLKSFEANMTTEWGLYGAASFIVMIPVVVLFLVLSRWLVSGLTLGSVKG